From a region of the Salarias fasciatus chromosome 6, fSalaFa1.1, whole genome shotgun sequence genome:
- the ndufb6 gene encoding NADH dehydrogenase [ubiquinone] 1 beta subcomplex subunit 6, with translation MSGYTPDEKLRFDQLVKLRRQWLKDQELSPREPVLPAKPPGAIAKFWAGFLEPKSLWRLYTYKAYRGGVFTLTRLLIPAWLVHYYVKYHIATTPYGIVELKPKLFPGDVIQETGEVVPDLPEIHGHH, from the exons ATGTCTGGATACACTCCGGACGAGAAGCTCCGCTTCGACCAGCTGGTGAAGCTGCGGCGGCAGTGGCTGAAGGACCAGGAGCTCAGTCCGCGGGAGCCCGTCCTGCCGGCCAAACCCCCGGGCGCCATCGCCAAGTTCTGGGCTGGTTTTCTGGAGCCGAAGAGCCTGTGGAGGCTATAC ACCTACAAAGCGTACCGAGGTGGAGTTTTCACACTGACACGGCTGTTGATACCTGCGTGGCTTGTTCACTATTACGTGAAGTACCATATTGCT ACTACACCATATGGGATTGTGGAGCTGAAACCCAAGCTGTTCCCT GGAGATGTCATTCAGGAGACAGGCGAAGTTGTTCCAGATCTCCCGGAAATCCATGGCCACCATTGA